In the genome of Streptococcus oralis, one region contains:
- a CDS encoding formate/nitrite transporter family protein: MVSSEFISKIEFACKKKEGLYSQSKFKYAIRSMFAGAFLTFSTAAGAVGADLINKIAPGSGRFLFPFVFAWGLAYIVFLNAELVTSNMMFLTAGSFLKKISWRKTAEILLYCTLFNIIGALIAGWGFAHSAAYANLTHDSFISGVVEMKLGRSNELVLLEGILANVFVNIAILSFVLVKDGGAKLWLVLSAIYMFVFLTNEHIAANFASFAIVKFSVAADSIANFDIPNILRHWGVTFVGNFIGGGLLMGLPYAFLNKNEDTYVD; the protein is encoded by the coding sequence ATGGTCTCTTCAGAATTTATCTCAAAGATTGAATTTGCTTGCAAGAAGAAAGAAGGTCTTTATAGCCAAAGCAAATTCAAGTATGCGATTCGTTCCATGTTTGCAGGTGCCTTTCTTACATTTAGTACGGCTGCAGGTGCAGTTGGGGCTGACTTGATTAATAAGATCGCTCCAGGTAGTGGACGTTTTCTTTTCCCATTCGTTTTTGCTTGGGGATTGGCTTACATTGTTTTCTTAAATGCTGAGTTGGTAACTTCCAACATGATGTTTTTGACTGCTGGTAGTTTCTTGAAAAAAATCTCTTGGAGAAAAACAGCTGAGATTTTACTTTACTGTACCTTGTTCAATATCATAGGAGCTTTGATAGCAGGTTGGGGATTTGCTCACTCAGCAGCCTACGCAAATCTGACACATGACAGCTTCATTTCAGGAGTTGTTGAGATGAAATTAGGCCGTTCCAATGAATTAGTCTTACTTGAAGGTATTTTAGCAAACGTCTTTGTAAACATTGCCATTCTCTCCTTTGTTTTGGTGAAAGATGGTGGGGCTAAACTTTGGCTTGTCTTATCAGCAATTTACATGTTTGTATTCTTAACAAACGAACACATTGCTGCGAACTTTGCTTCTTTTGCGATTGTTAAGTTCAGTGTTGCAGCAGATTCAATTGCTAACTTTGACATACCTAATATTCTTCGTCACTGGGGTGTAACCTTTGTCGGAAACTTTATCGGAGGAGGTCTCTTGATGGGCTTGCCTTACGCCTTCCTCAATAAAAACGAAGATACTTATGTCGATTAA
- a CDS encoding O-acetylhomoserine aminocarboxypropyltransferase/cysteine synthase family protein — protein MTRDFKFETLQLHAGQVVDPATKSRAVPIYQTTSFVFDDTQEGADLFALRKPGNIYTRITNPTTAAFEERIAALEGGVGALATASGMAAVTYTILALAHAGDHVVAASTIYGGTFNLLKETLPRYGITTTFVDVDNLEEVEAAINDNTKLVLIETLGNPLINIPDLEKLAEIAHKHQIPLVSDNTFATPYLINVFSHGVDIAIHSATKFIGGHGTTIGGVIVDSGRFDWAASGKFPQFVEEDPSYHNLSYTRDVGAAAFIIAVRVQLLRDTGAALSPFNAFLLLQGLETLSLRVERHVQNAEKIVDFLVNHPKVEKVNYPKLPDSPYHALAEKYLPKGVGSIFTFHVKGGEAEARKVIDNLEIFSDLANVADAKSLVVHPATTTHGQLSEKDLEAAGVTPNQIRLSIGLENVEDLIEDLRLALEKI, from the coding sequence ATGACTCGTGATTTTAAATTTGAAACTCTACAATTACATGCTGGGCAAGTAGTTGATCCAGCAACTAAGTCTCGTGCAGTACCGATTTATCAAACAACATCCTTCGTTTTTGATGACACGCAAGAAGGTGCCGATCTGTTTGCCTTGAGAAAACCAGGGAACATTTATACTCGTATTACCAACCCTACAACAGCGGCATTTGAAGAAAGAATCGCTGCTCTTGAAGGTGGTGTTGGAGCCCTTGCAACAGCATCAGGTATGGCTGCTGTAACCTACACTATTTTGGCGCTTGCTCACGCAGGTGACCATGTGGTGGCTGCGTCAACTATTTACGGTGGGACCTTCAATCTCTTGAAAGAAACCCTTCCTCGTTATGGGATTACAACAACCTTTGTCGATGTGGATAATTTGGAAGAAGTAGAAGCAGCTATCAATGACAATACCAAGCTTGTCTTGATTGAAACCTTGGGGAACCCCTTGATTAACATTCCTGACTTGGAAAAATTGGCTGAGATTGCGCATAAACACCAGATTCCTCTCGTTTCGGACAATACTTTTGCCACACCATATTTGATTAACGTCTTTTCTCACGGTGTAGATATTGCCATTCACTCAGCAACTAAGTTTATCGGTGGGCATGGTACGACTATTGGAGGAGTGATTGTCGACAGTGGTCGTTTTGACTGGGCAGCTTCAGGTAAATTCCCTCAATTTGTTGAGGAAGACCCAAGTTACCATAACTTGAGCTATACTCGTGATGTTGGGGCAGCAGCCTTTATTATCGCCGTTCGTGTTCAATTACTTCGTGATACTGGTGCGGCCTTGTCGCCATTTAATGCCTTTCTCTTGCTTCAAGGTCTTGAAACTCTCTCTCTTCGTGTTGAACGCCATGTGCAAAATGCAGAGAAAATTGTTGATTTCCTTGTCAACCATCCTAAGGTTGAAAAAGTTAATTATCCAAAACTTCCAGATAGTCCTTACCATGCTTTGGCTGAGAAATATTTGCCAAAAGGTGTGGGTTCAATCTTTACCTTCCATGTCAAAGGTGGAGAAGCAGAAGCTCGCAAGGTGATTGATAATTTGGAAATCTTCTCTGACCTTGCAAACGTAGCGGATGCCAAATCTCTTGTTGTCCATCCCGCAACAACCACTCACGGTCAGTTGTCAGAAAAAGATCTAGAAGCAGCAGGTGTCACACCAAACCAAATCCGTTTGTCTATCGGTCTTGAAAATGTAGAGGATTTGATTGAAGATTTGCGCTTGGCCTTGGAAAAAATTTAA
- a CDS encoding DUF2130 domain-containing protein: MNEIKCPNCGEVFTVNESQYAELLSQVRTVEFDKELHERMKQELALAEQKAMNEQQAKLAQKDQEIAQLQSQIQNFDTEKELAKKEVEQSSHEALLAKDKEVQALENQLATLRLEHENQLQKTLSDLEKERDQVKNQLLLQEKENELSLASVKQNYEAQLKAASEQVEFYKNFKAQQSTKAIGESLEQYAESEFNKVRSFAFPNAYFEKDNKVSARGSKGDFIFRECDENGIEIISIMFEMKNEADGTEKKHKNVDFYKELDKDRREKNCEYAVLVTMLEADNDYFNTGIVDVSHEYEKMYVVRPQFFIQLIGLLRNAALNSLKYKQELALVREQNIDITHFEEDLDAFKQAFTKNYNSASTNFGKAIDEIDKAIKRMEEVKKFLTTSENQLRLANNKLEDVSVKKLTRKNPTMKAKFEAPKGE; this comes from the coding sequence ATGAACGAAATCAAATGTCCCAACTGTGGGGAAGTCTTTACAGTAAATGAAAGTCAGTATGCCGAACTTTTATCCCAAGTGAGAACTGTTGAGTTTGATAAGGAATTGCACGAGCGAATGAAGCAGGAGCTGGCCTTGGCTGAGCAGAAGGCTATGAATGAACAACAGGCAAAACTAGCTCAAAAAGACCAAGAAATTGCACAATTGCAGAGTCAAATCCAAAACTTTGATACAGAGAAAGAACTGGCTAAGAAAGAGGTTGAACAGTCAAGTCATGAGGCTCTCTTAGCCAAGGACAAGGAAGTTCAGGCCTTGGAAAACCAATTGGCTACCTTGCGCTTGGAGCATGAAAACCAACTGCAAAAGACCCTTTCTGACTTAGAAAAAGAACGCGATCAGGTCAAAAACCAGCTCCTCTTGCAAGAAAAGGAAAATGAGTTGTCTTTGGCTTCTGTTAAGCAAAATTACGAAGCCCAGCTTAAGGCAGCCAGTGAACAAGTCGAATTCTACAAGAATTTCAAAGCTCAACAATCCACAAAAGCTATCGGTGAAAGTTTGGAACAATATGCAGAGAGTGAGTTTAACAAGGTTCGTAGTTTTGCCTTTCCAAATGCCTACTTTGAGAAGGATAACAAGGTTTCTGCGCGTGGTTCTAAGGGGGACTTTATCTTCCGTGAATGTGATGAAAATGGTATCGAAATCATTTCCATCATGTTTGAGATGAAAAATGAAGCGGACGGGACAGAGAAGAAGCATAAGAATGTGGATTTTTACAAGGAATTAGACAAGGACCGTCGGGAGAAGAACTGTGAATATGCGGTTCTGGTGACCATGCTTGAGGCCGATAACGATTACTTTAATACAGGAATTGTTGACGTCAGCCACGAGTATGAGAAAATGTACGTCGTCCGTCCCCAGTTCTTTATCCAGTTGATTGGTCTTTTGCGAAATGCTGCGCTTAATTCTTTGAAATATAAGCAAGAGTTGGCCTTGGTTCGCGAGCAAAATATCGATATTACACATTTTGAGGAAGATTTGGACGCCTTTAAGCAAGCCTTTACTAAGAACTACAACTCCGCTTCGACCAACTTTGGTAAAGCTATTGATGAAATTGACAAGGCTATCAAACGCATGGAAGAGGTCAAGAAGTTCCTGACCACATCTGAAAACCAACTCCGCCTCGCAAACAATAAATTGGAAGATGTCTCAGTTAAAAAATTGACCCGAAAAAATCCAACCATGAAAGCGAAATTTGAAGCGCCGAAGGGGGAGTAG
- a CDS encoding SdpI family protein, whose protein sequence is MLIVVLLIPLTMLLFGWLFFRRTPKEINYVFGYRTKRSMRNEETWKFANQYFGKVWYLCGLLSAPLSVIAMAIVFEKGTETMSTVGFIITMIQTIPLVGAMISTEIALKKNFDENGRRK, encoded by the coding sequence ATGCTAATCGTAGTTTTACTTATTCCGTTAACTATGCTTTTATTTGGCTGGCTATTTTTCAGGAGAACACCGAAAGAAATCAATTATGTATTCGGATACCGAACAAAAAGGTCCATGAGGAATGAAGAAACATGGAAGTTTGCGAATCAATATTTTGGGAAAGTATGGTATCTTTGCGGACTACTTTCAGCACCTCTCTCCGTGATTGCCATGGCCATTGTTTTTGAAAAGGGAACGGAGACAATGAGTACTGTTGGCTTTATTATCACGATGATTCAGACAATCCCTTTAGTTGGCGCGATGATTTCAACAGAGATTGCATTGAAGAAAAACTTTGATGAAAACGGGAGAAGGAAATAA
- the truB gene encoding tRNA pseudouridine(55) synthase TruB — protein MNGIINLKKEAGMTSHDAVFKLRKILGTKKIGHGGTLDPDVVGVLPIAVGKATRMVEFMQDQGKVYEGEITLGYSTTTEDASGEVVAETPVLSPLDEIIVDEAIASLTGPITQIPPMYSAVKVNGCKLYEYARAGQEVERPERQVTIYQFERTSPISYDGHLARFTFRVKCSKGTYIRTLSVDLGEKLGYAAHMSHLTRTSAAGLQLEDALTLEEIAEKVEAGKLDFLHPLEIGIGNLVKVFLSPEEATEVRFGRFIELEQTDKELAAFEGDKLLAILEKRGNLYKPRKVFV, from the coding sequence ATGAACGGTATTATCAACTTAAAAAAAGAAGCGGGGATGACCTCGCATGATGCGGTTTTTAAGCTGCGTAAGATTTTGGGAACCAAGAAAATTGGTCATGGTGGGACCTTGGATCCAGATGTGGTCGGGGTTTTGCCGATTGCGGTGGGCAAGGCGACACGCATGGTCGAGTTTATGCAGGATCAGGGCAAGGTCTATGAGGGGGAAATCACTCTTGGTTATTCAACGACGACTGAGGATGCCAGTGGAGAAGTGGTCGCAGAGACCCCTGTTTTGTCGCCCTTAGATGAAATCATTGTCGACGAAGCGATTGCGAGTTTGACTGGCCCTATTACTCAGATTCCGCCTATGTATTCGGCTGTCAAGGTCAATGGTTGTAAGCTCTATGAGTATGCGCGTGCTGGTCAGGAAGTGGAGCGTCCAGAACGTCAGGTGACCATTTATCAATTTGAGAGGACAAGTCCGATTTCTTATGATGGTCATCTTGCACGATTCACTTTTCGTGTAAAATGCAGCAAGGGGACTTATATCCGTACCTTGTCAGTTGACTTGGGAGAGAAGCTGGGTTATGCAGCTCATATGTCCCATCTGACACGGACCAGTGCTGCAGGTTTACAACTGGAGGATGCTCTTACCTTGGAAGAAATTGCTGAAAAAGTGGAGGCTGGCAAACTGGACTTTCTCCATCCTCTAGAGATTGGAATAGGGAATCTTGTCAAAGTTTTCCTAAGTCCAGAAGAGGCTACAGAAGTGCGCTTTGGTCGTTTTATCGAGTTAGAACAAACAGACAAAGAATTGGCTGCCTTTGAAGGTGATAAATTGCTAGCCATTTTAGAAAAACGAGGCAATCTCTATAAGCCAAGGAAGGTTTTTGTCTAG
- the udk gene encoding uridine kinase, giving the protein MQNRPIIIGVTGGSGGGKTSVSRAILSHFPDEKISMIEHDSYYKDQSHLTFEERVKTNYDHPFAFDTDLMIEQIKELLAGRPVDIPTYDYTAHTRSSKTYRQEPQDVFIVEGILVLEDKRLRDLMDIKIFVDTDDDVRIIRRIKRDMEERGRSLDSVIDQYLGVVKPMYHQFIEPTKRYADIVIPEGVSNTVAIDLLTTKISKILEEARNSK; this is encoded by the coding sequence ATGCAAAATAGACCAATCATTATCGGAGTGACAGGTGGTTCTGGTGGTGGTAAGACCAGTGTTTCAAGAGCCATTTTATCTCACTTTCCTGATGAAAAGATTTCCATGATTGAGCATGATTCATACTACAAGGATCAGTCTCATTTGACCTTTGAAGAGCGTGTCAAAACCAACTACGATCATCCATTTGCCTTTGATACAGACTTGATGATTGAGCAGATTAAGGAATTGTTGGCAGGGCGTCCGGTGGACATCCCAACTTATGACTATACAGCGCATACACGGAGTAGCAAGACCTATCGTCAGGAGCCTCAGGATGTCTTTATCGTTGAGGGGATTCTGGTCTTGGAGGACAAGCGCTTGCGCGATTTGATGGACATCAAGATTTTTGTGGATACGGATGATGATGTGCGCATTATTCGTCGTATCAAGCGTGATATGGAAGAGCGTGGTCGTAGTCTGGATAGTGTGATTGACCAATATCTTGGTGTGGTAAAACCTATGTACCACCAGTTTATCGAGCCGACCAAACGATATGCTGATATCGTCATTCCTGAAGGAGTCAGCAATACCGTTGCTATCGACCTTTTGACCACCAAAATTTCTAAGATTTTGGAAGAAGCGAGAAACAGTAAATAA
- the xseA gene encoding exodeoxyribonuclease VII large subunit, giving the protein MEKYLSVTTLTKYLKMKFDKDPYLERVYLTGQVSNFRKRPTHQYFSLKDDHAVIQATIWSGIYQKLGFDLEEGMKINVIGRVQVYEPSGSYSIIIEKAEPDGVGALAIQFEQLKKKLTEEGLFQERFKQPLPQFSKRIGVVTSRSGAVIRDIITTVSRRFPGIDILLYPTKVQGDEAAEEIARNIARANQRDDLDLLIIGRGGGSIEDLWAFNEEIVVRAIFESRLPIISSVGHETDVTLADFVADRRAATPTAAAELATPVTKLDLLAHLQNQEKRMATAVQNVLSRKKEALKKCSQSVIFRQPERLYDGYLQRLDQLQLRLKQSLRTRISDNNQLVQARTHQLVQLSPVTKIQRYQDRLGQLDKLLRSQMALVYDAKVAEVKRLSEALLMLDTSRIVARGYAIVKKEDSVVDSVESLKKKDQVTLLMRDGQVELEVKDVKTKEI; this is encoded by the coding sequence ATGGAAAAGTATTTATCGGTAACAACTTTGACCAAGTATCTGAAAATGAAATTCGATAAAGACCCTTACTTGGAACGGGTCTATTTAACTGGTCAAGTTTCCAACTTTCGTAAACGACCTACTCACCAATATTTCTCCTTAAAAGATGACCATGCGGTTATTCAAGCGACCATCTGGTCTGGGATTTATCAGAAATTAGGTTTCGACCTCGAAGAGGGGATGAAGATCAATGTGATTGGGCGTGTGCAGGTCTATGAACCGAGCGGGAGCTACTCTATCATCATTGAGAAGGCTGAACCTGATGGAGTTGGGGCGCTCGCGATTCAGTTTGAACAACTCAAGAAAAAACTAACTGAGGAAGGCCTCTTTCAAGAACGGTTCAAGCAACCTCTTCCCCAATTTTCTAAGAGAATTGGTGTGGTGACCAGTCGCAGTGGAGCCGTTATTCGAGATATTATCACGACCGTGAGCAGACGGTTTCCTGGTATCGATATCCTTCTTTATCCGACTAAGGTACAAGGTGATGAAGCTGCGGAGGAAATTGCTCGAAATATTGCGCGTGCTAATCAACGGGACGATTTGGATTTGCTCATTATTGGTCGAGGTGGTGGTTCGATCGAGGATCTCTGGGCCTTTAACGAAGAAATTGTGGTACGGGCTATTTTTGAATCTCGTTTGCCAATCATTTCTAGTGTGGGACATGAAACGGATGTGACCTTGGCAGATTTTGTAGCGGATCGTCGGGCGGCGACACCAACAGCTGCAGCTGAACTGGCAACACCTGTAACCAAGTTGGATCTATTAGCTCATTTGCAAAATCAGGAAAAACGGATGGCAACAGCAGTTCAGAATGTCCTGTCAAGAAAAAAAGAAGCTCTGAAAAAATGCAGTCAGTCAGTCATCTTTAGACAGCCAGAGCGCTTGTATGATGGCTATTTGCAACGGTTAGACCAACTGCAACTGCGATTAAAACAAAGTTTGCGAACACGAATTTCTGATAACAACCAATTAGTCCAAGCAAGGACGCATCAACTAGTCCAATTATCGCCTGTTACCAAAATCCAGCGTTATCAAGACCGTCTAGGTCAGTTGGACAAGCTCCTACGTAGCCAAATGGCGCTAGTTTATGATGCCAAGGTTGCTGAGGTGAAGCGACTTTCAGAAGCTTTGTTGATGTTGGATACCAGTCGAATCGTGGCGCGTGGTTATGCTATTGTCAAAAAAGAAGATTCTGTTGTGGATTCAGTTGAGAGTTTGAAGAAAAAAGACCAAGTGACGCTTTTGATGCGAGATGGTCAAGTAGAATTAGAGGTTAAAGATGTCAAAACCAAAGAAATTTGA
- a CDS encoding exodeoxyribonuclease VII small subunit produces the protein MSKPKKFEENLAELETIVQSLENGEIALEDAIAAFQKGMVLSKELQSTLDKAEKTLVKVMQEDGTESDFE, from the coding sequence ATGTCAAAACCAAAGAAATTTGAGGAAAATCTAGCAGAACTGGAGACCATTGTCCAAAGTTTAGAAAATGGTGAAATTGCTTTGGAAGATGCGATTGCTGCCTTTCAAAAGGGCATGGTCTTGTCAAAAGAGCTCCAATCGACGCTAGACAAGGCTGAAAAGACCTTGGTCAAGGTCATGCAAGAAGACGGAACAGAAAGTGATTTTGAATGA
- a CDS encoding polyprenyl synthetase family protein, whose product MKKQEKLALVESALEDFYGDQQFASSLQESVLYSIHAGGKRIRPFLLLEVLEALQVAIQPAHAQVAAALEMIHTGSLIHDDLPAMDDDDYRRGRLTNHKKFGEAMAILAGDALFLDPYALIAQADLPSQIKVDLIANLSLASGSLGMVAGQVLDMEGEHQHLSLEELQTIHANKTGKLLAYPFQAAAIIAELAPETQAKLKTVGELIGLAFQVRDDVLDVTASFEEIGKTPQKDLQAEKSTYPALLSLEEAKAFCNQTLDQAEDKLEEIAQQVSFETEPIVKIVESLRING is encoded by the coding sequence ATGAAGAAGCAAGAAAAATTAGCTCTTGTGGAGTCGGCTTTGGAAGATTTTTATGGAGACCAGCAGTTTGCTTCTAGTTTACAAGAGTCCGTTCTCTATTCCATTCATGCTGGTGGCAAGCGTATTCGCCCTTTTCTCTTGTTAGAAGTTTTGGAAGCCTTGCAAGTCGCAATCCAACCAGCTCACGCGCAGGTGGCTGCGGCTTTGGAGATGATTCATACAGGGAGCTTGATTCACGATGATCTTCCTGCCATGGATGATGATGATTACCGTCGGGGACGCTTGACCAATCACAAGAAATTTGGTGAAGCAATGGCGATTTTAGCAGGAGATGCCTTGTTCCTAGATCCCTATGCTTTGATAGCGCAGGCAGATTTGCCCAGTCAGATCAAGGTGGACTTGATTGCCAACTTATCCCTTGCTTCAGGAAGTCTGGGAATGGTTGCAGGGCAGGTTTTGGACATGGAAGGCGAACATCAGCACTTGTCTTTGGAAGAACTTCAGACCATTCATGCCAATAAAACAGGTAAGTTACTAGCTTATCCTTTCCAAGCAGCTGCTATCATAGCTGAATTAGCTCCTGAAACCCAAGCAAAACTGAAAACGGTTGGTGAATTGATCGGGCTTGCTTTTCAGGTCAGAGATGATGTGCTGGATGTGACAGCTAGTTTTGAGGAAATCGGCAAGACACCACAAAAGGACTTGCAGGCAGAAAAGTCAACCTATCCAGCCTTGTTGAGCTTGGAAGAGGCCAAGGCCTTTTGTAACCAAACTCTTGATCAAGCCGAGGATAAATTAGAAGAAATCGCCCAGCAAGTCAGCTTTGAAACAGAGCCGATTGTGAAAATAGTAGAAAGTTTGAGAATCAATGGCTAA
- a CDS encoding TlyA family RNA methyltransferase produces the protein MAKERVDVLAYKQGLFETREQAKRGVMAGLVVAVLNGERFDKPGEKIPDDTELKLKGEKLKYVSRGGLKLEKALQVFDLSVDGATTIDIGASTGGFTDVMLQNGAKLVFAVDVGTNQLAWKLRQDPRVVSMEQFNFRYAEKTDFEQEPSFASIDVSFISLSLILPALHRVLAEQGQVVALVKPQFEAGREQIGKNGIIRDAKVHQHVLESVTAMAVDQGFSVLGLDYSPIQGGHGNIEFLAYLKKEEGASNQVAPEIEKVVERAHREFKDE, from the coding sequence ATGGCTAAGGAAAGAGTGGATGTACTAGCTTATAAACAGGGCTTGTTTGAAACGCGAGAACAGGCTAAACGCGGTGTCATGGCAGGTCTAGTCGTAGCAGTCCTTAATGGGGAGCGTTTTGACAAACCAGGAGAGAAAATCCCAGATGACACTGAGTTAAAACTCAAGGGTGAAAAACTCAAGTATGTCAGTCGAGGTGGTCTAAAACTGGAAAAGGCTTTGCAGGTCTTTGATTTATCAGTGGATGGCGCAACCACGATTGATATTGGGGCCTCCACTGGAGGATTTACCGACGTCATGCTTCAGAATGGTGCTAAGCTTGTCTTTGCAGTCGATGTTGGTACCAATCAGTTGGCTTGGAAATTGCGTCAAGATCCACGGGTTGTCAGTATGGAGCAGTTTAATTTCCGCTATGCTGAAAAGACTGACTTTGAGCAGGAACCAAGTTTTGCCAGTATTGATGTGAGTTTCATTTCCCTTAGTCTGATCTTACCAGCCTTGCATCGTGTGTTGGCCGAACAAGGTCAGGTGGTAGCACTTGTCAAACCTCAGTTTGAAGCTGGTCGTGAGCAAATCGGGAAAAATGGAATCATTCGCGATGCCAAGGTCCATCAACATGTCCTTGAATCAGTCACTGCCATGGCAGTTGATCAAGGTTTTTCAGTGCTTGGATTAGACTATTCACCAATCCAAGGTGGACATGGAAACATTGAATTTCTAGCATATTTGAAAAAGGAAGAGGGAGCAAGCAATCAAGTTGCCCCAGAAATAGAAAAAGTTGTAGAGAGAGCACATAGAGAATTTAAAGATGAATAA
- a CDS encoding arginine repressor, translated as MNKKERLEKIRRFVTDYQIGTQEEIVEHLKEAGISATQATVSRDIKELGIVKIPLKNNKYIYELPKTIVRSLQLAENNIIGSERMGNMINLDVIPGNTAFVKSQLMNTFSERIFNCLADDNSILIILRNEEDAKEIFEQVKNW; from the coding sequence ATGAATAAAAAAGAAAGACTTGAAAAAATTAGAAGATTTGTAACAGATTATCAAATAGGGACTCAGGAAGAAATCGTTGAGCATTTAAAAGAAGCAGGTATCTCTGCCACTCAAGCGACGGTGTCACGAGATATTAAGGAACTGGGTATCGTAAAAATTCCCTTGAAGAACAATAAATACATCTATGAATTGCCAAAAACAATTGTAAGAAGTTTGCAGTTGGCTGAGAATAACATAATAGGTTCTGAGCGCATGGGAAATATGATCAATCTGGATGTCATTCCTGGGAATACTGCCTTTGTCAAGAGTCAGCTGATGAATACTTTCTCAGAGAGAATTTTCAACTGTCTGGCAGACGACAACTCAATTTTGATTATCTTGAGAAATGAAGAAGATGCCAAGGAAATATTTGAACAAGTAAAAAATTGGTAG
- the recN gene encoding DNA repair protein RecN — protein sequence MLLEISIKNFAIIEAISLNFEKGMTVLTGETGAGKSIIIDAMNMMLGARATTDVIRHGAPKAEIEGLFSVENSRSLQELFEEQGLELGDEIIIRREILQNGRSVSRVNGQMVNLSVLRAIGQHLVDIHGQHDQEELMRPQLHIQMLDGFGDAAFLELKETYQTSFDAYRKMRKQVLEVKKNQQEHKSRIEMLEFQMAEIEAANLQAGEDLALNKERDKLLNHKNIADTLTNAYSMLDNEEFSSLANVRSAMNDMESVEEYDPEYREISSSLSETYYVLEDITKRLEDIIEDLDFDGNRLMQVENRLDLLNTITRKYGGTVDDVLLYFAKITDEYNLLTGNNFSSEDMEAELKKLEVDLVDLAGQLASARHNLAQQLEAEIKQELQDLYMEKAQFQVRFSKGKFSREGNEMVEFYISTNPGEDFKPLVKVASGGELSRLMLAIKSAFSRKEGKTSIVFDEVDTGVSGRVAQAIAQKIHKIGQHGQVLAISHLPQVIAIADYQFFIEKISDEHSTVSTVRLLTLEERVEEVAKMLAGENVTEAALTQARELLQTREK from the coding sequence ATGTTACTTGAAATTTCGATAAAAAACTTTGCCATTATAGAGGCGATTTCACTCAATTTTGAAAAAGGCATGACAGTCCTAACTGGTGAAACAGGTGCTGGGAAATCGATCATCATCGATGCCATGAATATGATGTTGGGGGCTCGTGCGACGACAGATGTTATTCGTCATGGTGCTCCCAAAGCTGAGATTGAAGGGCTTTTCTCTGTTGAGAATAGCCGTTCTTTACAAGAACTCTTTGAAGAGCAAGGGTTGGAGTTGGGGGATGAGATTATCATCCGTCGTGAAATTCTTCAAAATGGGCGAAGTGTAAGTCGCGTGAATGGGCAGATGGTCAATCTTTCTGTCTTGCGCGCAATCGGCCAACATCTTGTAGATATCCATGGTCAGCATGACCAAGAGGAGTTAATGCGTCCTCAACTGCACATCCAGATGTTGGATGGGTTTGGTGATGCAGCTTTCTTGGAGTTGAAAGAGACCTATCAGACGAGTTTTGATGCCTATCGCAAAATGCGTAAACAAGTTCTTGAAGTCAAGAAAAACCAGCAGGAACACAAGTCTCGCATTGAGATGTTGGAATTTCAAATGGCAGAGATTGAAGCAGCAAACTTGCAGGCTGGTGAAGACTTGGCTCTCAACAAAGAACGAGATAAACTCCTAAACCACAAGAATATAGCAGATACCTTGACAAATGCTTACTCTATGTTGGACAATGAGGAATTCTCCAGTCTTGCCAATGTGCGTTCGGCCATGAATGACATGGAAAGTGTCGAAGAATATGACCCTGAATACCGTGAAATTTCAAGTTCTCTATCAGAGACCTACTATGTTCTAGAAGATATTACCAAGCGTTTGGAAGATATTATTGAAGATCTAGATTTTGATGGTAATCGCCTCATGCAGGTTGAAAATCGCTTAGATCTTCTGAATACTATTACCCGCAAGTACGGTGGGACTGTGGACGATGTTTTGCTTTATTTTGCTAAGATTACGGATGAGTACAATCTCTTGACAGGTAATAATTTTTCTTCCGAAGACATGGAAGCAGAGCTCAAAAAATTGGAAGTCGATCTTGTCGATTTGGCAGGTCAGCTTGCATCTGCTCGTCATAACTTAGCCCAGCAGCTTGAAGCTGAGATTAAGCAAGAATTGCAAGACCTCTATATGGAGAAAGCACAGTTCCAGGTTCGCTTTAGTAAGGGCAAATTCAGTCGAGAAGGTAATGAAATGGTCGAGTTTTACATTTCGACCAACCCTGGTGAAGACTTTAAGCCTTTGGTTAAGGTTGCGTCTGGTGGGGAATTATCCCGTCTCATGTTGGCTATCAAGTCTGCCTTTTCTCGTAAGGAAGGTAAGACCAGTATTGTCTTTGATGAGGTGGATACGGGAGTCTCAGGTCGTGTGGCCCAAGCCATTGCTCAAAAGATTCATAAGATTGGCCAGCATGGTCAGGTTTTAGCTATTTCTCACCTTCCACAAGTGATTGCCATCGCGGATTATCAATTCTTCATTGAAAAGATTAGCGATGAACACTCAACTGTTTCGACTGTTCGTCTCTTGACTTTAGAAGAGCGAGTAGAGGAAGTAGCTAAGATGTTGGCTGGGGAGAATGTAACAGAAGCGGCCCTTACCCAAGCCAGAGAATTATTGCAAACGAGGGAGAAGTAA